The Natrinema caseinilyticum genomic sequence GCGGCACGAAGACGTTTCGCGCGAAGGTCAGCGCCGGCGGCGCCTCGACGTCGTTCGGACTCACCTGCAGGAGGGTATCGACGGCCCGATCGTCGACCGCGATATCGACGCCGTACTCGCTCGCCCCGGGGAACATTACGTCGAAGTGTCGGCGCTCGTCACATAAGGCTTCACTTCCTCGCGCGGGGGACGCGGGCCCCGGGTCGTCGGTCGCCGATGTCAGTCGGTCCGATCACTCCCCGCTCGAGTCGCCTGGAGCCGTCCCGTCGCCCGCTCGAGTTCGAATCCGAACGCCCGGAGCCGGTCGGCCGTCCGCCCGGTTCCGTGGACGAGCACCTCGACGAGATCCGACGGCTCGTCGACGTCGGTCGCGAGCCGGAAGGAGTCGATCGTCTCGAGGCTCGCGTCCGCCGCGCGAGCGATTTCGCGGTGGTCCAGGTACGACGCACCGTGGTAGTCGGCCCGAAAGTCCGGGTGGCGGACGACGAGTCCGTTCGTCCCTCCGCCCCGTCCCGGCGCGATCGCGACGTCGGCGGCAGTCGAGAAGAGGTCCGCGAGCGCGTCCGGCGTCGCCAGCGCGAGATCGGCCATCACGACGGCGACGGATTCGTCGTCCTCGCGTTCGGGGAGCCGCGCGTTGACCGCGGGCGTGAGCGGCCGGTCGTCGATCTCGACGGACGTCGCCGCCGCCACCTCGTCCGGAAGCGCGAGGTCGGCGGCGTCGAGCGGTGCG encodes the following:
- the cofC gene encoding 2-phospho-L-lactate guanylyltransferase codes for the protein MRVVVPFAAETPKTRLASVLTEPERSAFARDMLADVLRAVVEAKREPTVVSTAPLDAADLALPDEVAAATSVEIDDRPLTPAVNARLPEREDDESVAVVMADLALATPDALADLFSTAADVAIAPGRGGGTNGLVVRHPDFRADYHGASYLDHREIARAADASLETIDSFRLATDVDEPSDLVEVLVHGTGRTADRLRAFGFELERATGRLQATRAGSDRTD